One segment of Nothobranchius furzeri strain GRZ-AD chromosome 13, NfurGRZ-RIMD1, whole genome shotgun sequence DNA contains the following:
- the LOC139062557 gene encoding zinc finger CCHC domain-containing protein 12-like translates to MEFIANSGIKVPNAVIVSGLLGSPEDEEIIDFLKKYGSARLVSVTDAESEFYKNLIIEYQDGAAIEALSSLLPYTHELKENPSVRYLVQALASIYTTKVGCNVTKTYLNEIKKLAKLSGKEYEEVLRDMMSEISEAIGTGSADEVSVAKPFNTSLETVETSDHQMFRSPSLMDFGQDCPEPKPPTILRQNLPIRESDLHPPEVQKVIVEHIVRKSDCNIYPHFPIKLHPFSGKTPRPSNETDYDTWRSHAELLRKDSTLSNLQKSRKMVESLLSPAADIVKRLSPEATPETYLQLLDAAFGTVEDGEELFAQFMNTLQDPGEKALSYLCRLQAVLNLAVKRGGIAAEEADKYILKKFCRGCWDNILLSDLNLEDKKSHPPAFAELLLQIRTEEDRHAAKVTRMKKHLGSNRQRAVTSSQSTCACSQQVVIPPESNTLEELRQQVASLQSQLTALMSKKPQKTSKPKGSAEHASSRPISPKLDPRAPSWKPSNPKQNARPKAWYCFKCGQDGHISSTCTNELNPTLVDEKRSQLREKQRLWDATNHLTPNENF, encoded by the coding sequence ATGGAGTTCATAGCTAACTCAGGTATCAAAGTCCCAAATGCAGTGATTGTGAGTGGGTTGCTTGGATCGCCAGAAGATGAGGAGATCATAGACTTTCTGAAGAAATATGGTTCTGCTAGGCTCGTTTCAGTAACTGATGCTGAATCAGAGTTTTATAAAAACCTGATTATTGAGTATCAAGATGGTGCCGCCATTGAAGCCTTATCTTCTCTTTTGCCTTACACACATGAACTCAAAGAGAACCCAAGTGTCAGGTATCTCGTTCAAGCTTTGGCTAGCATTTACACTACAAAGGTTGGCTGCAATGTTACCAAAACCTACCTCAATGAGATAAAGAAATTGGCAAAATTAAGTGGGAAAGAGTACGAAGAAGTGTTGAGAGACATGATGTCAGAGATCAGTGAGGCAATTGGAACAGGCAGCGCTGATGAGGTATCTGTAGCCAAACCGTTCAACACATCTCTTGAAACAGTCGAAACCTCAGATCACCAGATGTTCAGAAGTCCCTCCTTGATGGATTTCGGTCAAGATTGCCCCGAACCAAAGCCACCCACCATCCTGAGGCAAAATCTACCCATCAGGGAGAGTGACCTACATCCACCTGAAGTTCAAAAGGTCATCGTTGAACACATTGTAAGGAAAAGTGACTGTAACATATATCCACATTTTCCCATCAAGCTTCACCCATTTTCAGGCAAAACCCCAAGGCCCAGTAATGAGACCGACTACGACACATGGCGATCACATGCTGAGCTTCTCAGAAAAGATTCCACTCTGTCTAATCTTCAGAAGTCTCGGAAGATGGTTGAGAGCTTGCTCTCCCCTGCAGCAGATATTGTCAAAAGGCTAAGTCCTGAAGCTACCCCTGAAACTTACCTTCAACTGCTGGATGCAGCCTTTGGAACTGTTGAAGATGGCGAAGAACTTTTCGCCCAGTTTATGAATACTCTTCAGGATCCTGGTGAAAAGGCTTTATCCTACCTCTGCCGCCTACAGGCTGTTCTAAACCTTGCTGTTAAGAGGGGAGGAATTGCTGCTGAAGAAGCAGACAAATATATTCTCAAGAAATTCTGCCGCGGTTGTTGGGACAACATCTTGCTCTCTGACCTCAATCTAGAAGATAAGAAAAGTCACCCTCCAGCATTTGCAGAGCTCCTGTTACAGATCCGTACTGAGGAGGATAGACATGCAGCCAAAGTCACGCGCATGAAGAAGCACCTCGGCTCAAATCGACAGCGGGCCGTTACTAGCTCGCAAAGCACATGTGCCTGCAGCCAGCAAGTAGTGATCCCACCCGAGTCCAACACATTGGAGGAACTCAGACAGCAAGTCGCATCTCTTCAGAGCCAGCTTACTGCACTGATGTCAAAGAAACCCCAAAAGACCTCGAAACCCAAGGGGAGCGCTGAGCACGCATCCAGCCGACCAATCTCACCTAAACTTGACCCTAGAGCACCAAGCTGGAAGCCATCCAACCCAAAACAGAACGCAAGGCCAAAGGCCTGGTATTGTTTCAAGTGTGGTCAGGATGGCCATATTTCTTCAACATGCACTAACGAACTAAACCCCACTCTTGTTGATGAAAAAAGAAGTCAGCTAAGAGAAAAGCAGCGTCTGTGGGATGCGACAAACCATCTAACTCCCAATGAAAATTTTTAG